A single window of Sulfitobacter sp. JL08 DNA harbors:
- a CDS encoding ABC transporter permease gives MEQVGQRKIDGLWLMVVGIAVLFFLILPTLIVIPMSFSGASFLEFPPTSFSFRWYETYFTSPEWMSATKTSLIAAVLTTAIATPLGSLCAYGLHCSTPRIRSTAQILVIMPIVVPVILIAVGVFSLYAKLGLNYTLTGIVIAHTALALPFVIVTVMSGLQNYDFDQELAARSLGASRAYALWTVTVPQVKFSIQTGAFLAFITSLDEVVISMLVSGGENATITRRMFNSLRDQLDPTIAAISTCLIVVSVGMLIGVQLIGRSKNADK, from the coding sequence ATGGAACAAGTTGGACAACGAAAAATAGATGGTCTGTGGCTGATGGTAGTTGGCATTGCGGTGCTGTTCTTTCTGATCCTACCCACGCTTATTGTTATCCCGATGTCGTTTTCGGGTGCCTCATTTCTGGAGTTCCCGCCTACGTCGTTTTCGTTTCGCTGGTACGAGACCTATTTCACTTCCCCGGAATGGATGAGCGCCACGAAGACGTCCCTAATAGCGGCGGTGTTGACCACGGCGATTGCGACGCCTTTAGGCTCACTTTGTGCCTATGGCCTGCATTGTTCCACCCCACGTATCAGGAGCACCGCGCAAATCCTCGTGATCATGCCCATTGTCGTACCGGTGATCCTGATCGCCGTAGGCGTGTTCAGCCTTTATGCAAAGCTGGGGCTCAATTACACGCTTACCGGAATTGTGATCGCCCATACCGCACTGGCGTTGCCCTTTGTGATCGTGACCGTGATGTCGGGCTTGCAAAATTATGATTTCGATCAGGAATTGGCAGCGCGTAGCCTTGGGGCATCGCGGGCATATGCGTTGTGGACGGTGACCGTTCCGCAAGTCAAATTCTCGATCCAGACAGGGGCCTTTCTGGCCTTCATCACGTCGCTAGACGAGGTGGTGATTTCGATGCTGGTCTCGGGCGGGGAAAATGCGACAATTACCCGCCGCATGTTCAACTCCCTGCGCGATCAGCTTGATCCGACCATTGCAGCAATCTCTACCTGCCTGATTGTCGTGTCGGTTGGGATGCTTATCGGCGTTCAGTTGATTGGCCGCAGCAAGAATGCTGACAAATGA
- a CDS encoding tyrosine-type recombinase/integrase produces the protein MITQKKIRDALPAEGRGTWRDPDHPGLEMMGNQRGGSWYLRRRVDGKRIRDTLGRWPGLTVSGARKAAEALVGATALKSAAGGDPLADREAKRQEKAKRREAKTVKEALDMYAKAHLATLRSGDHAESVLRRVFAKILLVSLADMTKPDVIECVDARREAAPSAADQAVRYAKPFWGWIAARGYGDDLLVGVKVSQTNKRDRTLSVIEMGKILVALDEMGPDSPALVIRTLIATAGRLNEVAGMQVSEVEGDLWTLPPDRNKSNRVHLIPLNAEALAAISQGQGAGLVFPGRNGPYNGWSRFKSRLDKACGVRGWVFHDFRRSFATICKDRGVDAVVADRCLNHAAAGTQSTVMRIYQRSEMLDQRRAALDIWSDTLAEARGIAAGGTVVALA, from the coding sequence ATGATAACTCAGAAGAAGATACGGGACGCATTACCGGCGGAGGGGCGCGGGACGTGGAGAGACCCAGATCATCCCGGTCTAGAGATGATGGGCAACCAGCGCGGCGGCAGTTGGTATCTGCGCCGTCGCGTCGATGGCAAGCGAATTCGCGACACATTGGGCCGCTGGCCCGGTCTGACGGTGTCTGGCGCTCGAAAAGCTGCAGAGGCTCTGGTGGGCGCGACTGCGCTCAAGAGCGCCGCAGGGGGTGATCCCCTCGCAGATCGGGAGGCGAAGCGGCAGGAGAAGGCCAAGCGCCGCGAGGCGAAGACTGTCAAGGAGGCGCTGGATATGTACGCCAAGGCGCACCTCGCCACCCTGCGGTCGGGCGATCATGCGGAGAGTGTTCTGAGGCGGGTCTTCGCCAAAATTTTGCTGGTGAGCCTTGCCGACATGACCAAGCCCGACGTGATTGAGTGCGTGGATGCGCGGCGGGAGGCTGCGCCCAGCGCCGCGGATCAGGCCGTCCGGTATGCCAAACCGTTTTGGGGCTGGATCGCGGCGCGTGGGTATGGCGATGACCTGCTAGTGGGTGTGAAGGTCAGCCAGACCAACAAGAGAGACCGCACATTGTCGGTGATCGAAATGGGGAAAATACTGGTTGCGCTAGATGAAATGGGTCCTGACAGCCCGGCTTTGGTGATCCGCACACTGATTGCCACGGCAGGTCGATTGAACGAGGTGGCAGGGATGCAGGTGTCGGAGGTTGAGGGCGATCTCTGGACGCTGCCGCCGGATCGGAACAAGTCGAACCGCGTCCACCTGATCCCACTGAACGCAGAGGCTCTGGCAGCAATCTCGCAGGGGCAGGGCGCTGGCCTAGTTTTTCCCGGTCGCAACGGCCCCTACAATGGGTGGAGCCGCTTCAAGTCGCGTCTGGATAAGGCGTGCGGCGTGCGCGGGTGGGTCTTCCACGACTTCCGCCGATCCTTCGCCACGATCTGTAAGGATCGGGGCGTCGATGCGGTCGTCGCGGACCGTTGCCTGAACCACGCCGCGGCGGGGACACAGTCCACAGTCATGCGGATTTATCAGCGCAGCGAAATGCTCGACCAGCGCCGCGCGGCGCTCGACATCTGGTCTGACACCCTCGCCGAAGCGCGGGGCATCGCGGCGGGTGGAACAGTGGTGGCGCTAGCATGA
- a CDS encoding IclR family transcriptional regulator translates to MTDKPRTPDTTGGVEAVERALRVLDSFKPGDAGLSLKEVADRSGVNKATILRLSVSLEKFGHITRDAEGLFHLGPSLWRLGSVFRQNLRMGPIVRPVLANMVNATGESASFYVQRGNSGVCLYRVNSHRLARDHVEEGDIIPLSIGSSGRVLDAYTIRQGKQATNIRKAGYYLSLGERDPDVAGLSAPVLGLEGELLGAVSLSGLRVRFSETVVEGYRTAVLDAVRQIRVKFGER, encoded by the coding sequence ATGACTGACAAGCCCCGAACCCCGGACACAACAGGTGGTGTCGAAGCGGTTGAACGCGCATTGCGTGTGCTGGACAGCTTTAAGCCCGGTGATGCGGGGCTGTCTTTGAAAGAGGTCGCGGATCGCAGTGGTGTCAACAAAGCGACAATCCTGCGTCTGAGTGTTTCGCTTGAAAAGTTTGGCCATATCACGCGGGACGCCGAAGGCTTGTTTCACCTCGGGCCGTCGTTGTGGCGTCTGGGGTCCGTGTTTCGTCAGAACCTGCGCATGGGGCCTATTGTGCGCCCGGTGCTGGCGAACATGGTGAATGCAACGGGGGAAAGCGCCTCGTTTTACGTGCAACGCGGCAACTCCGGCGTTTGCCTCTACCGTGTCAATTCGCACAGGCTTGCGCGGGATCATGTCGAAGAGGGCGATATCATTCCGCTGAGCATTGGCTCGTCGGGCCGGGTGCTGGATGCCTATACTATTCGGCAAGGCAAACAGGCCACCAACATCCGAAAGGCTGGGTATTACCTCAGCCTTGGTGAACGTGATCCGGACGTCGCTGGATTGTCTGCTCCGGTTCTTGGGCTTGAAGGCGAGTTGCTGGGGGCTGTGAGCCTGTCGGGATTGCGCGTTCGCTTCAGCGAAACCGTTGTCGAAGGCTATCGCACTGCAGTTCTTGATGCCGTCCGCCAGATCCGGGTTAAGTTTGGCGAAAGATAA
- a CDS encoding ABC transporter ATP-binding protein has protein sequence MSSANQSLPIDISSLSKAYGAVKALDDVSLNIAAGEFLTLLGPSGSGKTTLLMALAGFVRPDGGSIRFGDREMIATPPHKRGLGMVFQSYALFPFMTVAENVAYPLKIRGVSKSDQKTRAERALDTVQLGGYGDRRITQMSGGQRQRVALARAMVFEPQIILMDEPLSALDKKLREHMQIELKALHQKLDATVVYVTHDQREALTMSDRIAVVNHGRIEQVETPERLYRQPHSFFVADFVGESMSAPVKVANDRAHLGESLLKSDLPIAQGSGGHRLVIRPELLEVTSGAVPETANDLSGRVNDIIYQGDSVLVIVQNDNAGEINVRVPANRAGQTGLPSKGEQIGLALHPEDTIIVPEHVS, from the coding sequence ATGTCCTCTGCCAACCAATCCCTTCCCATCGATATATCCAGCCTCAGCAAGGCCTATGGAGCGGTCAAAGCACTTGATGATGTGTCGCTGAATATTGCTGCAGGCGAATTCCTGACATTGCTTGGGCCATCGGGCTCGGGCAAAACGACACTCCTGATGGCACTGGCCGGATTTGTACGCCCTGATGGCGGGTCGATCCGGTTCGGCGATCGCGAAATGATCGCGACACCGCCGCATAAACGCGGCCTTGGCATGGTCTTTCAAAGCTATGCGTTGTTTCCATTCATGACCGTGGCTGAGAACGTCGCCTACCCACTGAAAATCCGTGGCGTTTCCAAAAGCGATCAAAAGACCCGCGCCGAGCGTGCGCTGGATACCGTACAGCTTGGCGGCTATGGGGATCGGCGCATCACCCAAATGTCTGGCGGCCAACGACAGCGCGTGGCTCTGGCCCGCGCCATGGTTTTCGAGCCGCAGATCATCCTGATGGATGAGCCTCTGTCCGCGCTCGACAAAAAACTGCGCGAACATATGCAGATTGAATTGAAGGCGCTCCATCAAAAATTGGATGCGACCGTAGTATATGTAACCCACGACCAACGCGAAGCCCTGACGATGTCAGACAGGATTGCAGTGGTCAATCATGGGCGGATCGAGCAGGTAGAGACACCTGAGCGGCTGTATCGCCAGCCTCACAGTTTCTTTGTGGCGGATTTTGTCGGTGAATCCATGTCGGCACCAGTGAAGGTGGCCAACGATCGGGCGCACCTTGGCGAAAGTTTGCTGAAATCTGATTTGCCCATTGCACAGGGAAGTGGTGGTCATCGCTTGGTTATCCGGCCTGAGTTGCTGGAGGTCACCTCAGGTGCTGTGCCTGAAACTGCCAATGATTTATCCGGCCGGGTCAACGACATCATTTATCAAGGCGACAGTGTGCTGGTTATCGTTCAGAACGACAACGCAGGTGAGATTAACGTACGCGTCCCTGCCAATCGCGCTGGCCAGACTGGGCTGCCTTCCAAGGGAGAGCAAATTGGCCTTGCCCTGCATCCCGAAGACACGATCATCGTACCGGAACATGTATCATGA
- a CDS encoding aldehyde dehydrogenase family protein, with protein MTVNRFPNYIAGTWAAGRGAATNINPSDLNDTIGDYAQASADQTAQAIEAAAAAFPKWRAASPLIRFEALDRIGSEILARVDELGDMLAREEGKTLPEAKAEAHRAGHLFKYFAAEAYRTTGDIYQSLREGVSLKVLREPIGVVGVITPWNFPLAIPAWKIAPALAYGNTVVFKPAELVPGSAWMLSDIIARAGLPDGVFNLVMGKGREVGEAIVTHPKVSGVTFTGSTPVGRNMGAALFARGAKMQLEMGGKNPLIVLDDADLDLAVHCALQGSFFSTGQRCTASSRLIVTEGIHDAFVDRLCTAMKDLRIGDARAADTQIGPVASEAQLAIDKRYVSQAVDDGATLAAGGGEVESKTPGHYFAPALFTDVSPQAAVARDEIFGPIAAVLRVPDYDAALATANDCEFGLSAGIVSRDAAKIDHFSQNAEAGMIQVNLPTAGMDFHAPFTGRKGSSYGAPEKGSYCREFFTAAKVVHEGRGQ; from the coding sequence ATGACTGTCAATCGGTTCCCCAATTATATCGCCGGAACATGGGCCGCTGGCCGCGGTGCCGCGACCAATATCAACCCCTCGGACCTGAACGACACGATTGGCGATTATGCTCAGGCTAGTGCCGACCAGACCGCCCAAGCGATCGAAGCCGCGGCTGCCGCCTTTCCGAAATGGCGCGCGGCATCGCCCCTGATACGATTCGAAGCCCTGGATCGCATCGGGTCGGAAATCCTCGCCCGTGTGGACGAGCTGGGCGACATGCTGGCCCGCGAAGAAGGCAAAACCCTGCCCGAGGCCAAGGCGGAAGCGCATCGCGCCGGACATCTGTTCAAATACTTCGCAGCCGAGGCCTATCGCACGACCGGCGATATCTACCAATCTCTGCGCGAAGGTGTGTCACTCAAGGTTTTGCGCGAGCCAATTGGCGTCGTGGGCGTGATCACACCATGGAATTTCCCGCTGGCTATCCCGGCATGGAAAATTGCGCCCGCTCTGGCCTATGGCAATACGGTCGTGTTCAAACCTGCCGAACTGGTGCCCGGATCGGCTTGGATGTTGTCCGACATCATTGCCCGTGCAGGCCTGCCCGACGGTGTGTTCAACCTTGTGATGGGCAAAGGCCGCGAGGTCGGGGAGGCGATCGTTACACACCCTAAGGTTTCTGGGGTCACGTTCACCGGCTCCACACCTGTTGGACGCAATATGGGGGCAGCGCTGTTCGCCCGCGGGGCCAAAATGCAGCTTGAAATGGGGGGCAAGAACCCATTGATTGTGCTGGATGACGCGGATCTGGATCTGGCGGTTCACTGCGCATTACAGGGCAGCTTTTTCTCAACCGGCCAACGATGCACGGCCTCCTCCCGCCTGATCGTGACTGAGGGAATTCACGACGCATTTGTCGACCGTCTTTGTACGGCAATGAAAGACCTCAGGATCGGTGATGCACGTGCAGCAGATACCCAGATTGGCCCGGTGGCCAGTGAGGCGCAGCTGGCTATCGACAAACGATACGTTTCTCAAGCTGTGGATGACGGCGCGACACTTGCCGCAGGTGGCGGTGAAGTCGAATCCAAAACGCCCGGACATTACTTTGCTCCAGCCCTGTTTACGGATGTGTCCCCACAGGCCGCAGTGGCCCGTGACGAGATCTTTGGCCCAATCGCTGCCGTGTTGCGCGTACCGGATTATGACGCCGCCCTTGCCACCGCCAACGACTGCGAATTCGGTTTGTCAGCAGGCATCGTCTCGCGGGATGCCGCCAAGATCGACCATTTCTCGCAGAACGCCGAGGCAGGCATGATACAGGTCAACCTGCCCACGGCAGGCATGGATTTCCACGCGCCATTTACCGGCCGAAAAGGATCATCCTATGGCGCTCCGGAAAAAGGCAGCTATTGCCGCGAGTTTTTCACTGCAGCCAAGGTTGTACACGAGGGGCGCGGACAATGA
- a CDS encoding ABC transporter permease, whose translation MSVAELNGAAQTLQNASTLKSEERRESLTFLGLSMPAVLAILIVVFLPIFWLSSLSFYNAAGELSMENYARIFESALYRRTFVVTFQITIAVTVICVLLGYPLCYWLTKVPDRTAAILMVFVLVPFWTSVLVRTYAWLVLLQRNGVINSSLMKLGVIQEPLQLAHNLTGSIIGMVHIMLPFLVLPLYATMRGVDTDLVRAAVGLGSSPRGAFWRVFFPMSLPGLFAGIVLVFILSLGFFVTPALLGGGKVQMLAQRIESTITVYSNWGAASALGVVLLLLALAMIWLMNRVFGLDKLFMR comes from the coding sequence ATGAGCGTCGCTGAGCTCAACGGGGCTGCTCAGACGCTTCAGAACGCAAGTACGCTCAAATCCGAAGAACGCCGTGAAAGCCTGACGTTTTTGGGGCTTTCGATGCCCGCGGTTCTCGCGATTCTAATTGTCGTGTTCCTGCCAATTTTCTGGCTGTCTTCGCTCTCGTTTTACAATGCGGCGGGCGAGCTGAGCATGGAGAACTATGCGCGTATCTTTGAAAGTGCTTTGTATCGGCGGACCTTTGTTGTCACCTTTCAGATCACCATTGCTGTGACGGTGATCTGTGTCCTTCTCGGATATCCGCTGTGTTACTGGCTGACCAAGGTACCGGACAGAACAGCTGCCATTCTGATGGTTTTCGTGCTGGTTCCATTCTGGACGTCGGTTCTGGTGCGTACATACGCATGGCTGGTGCTGTTGCAGCGTAATGGAGTCATAAATTCGTCGCTGATGAAGCTCGGCGTAATCCAGGAACCGCTGCAGCTGGCGCACAACCTCACGGGATCAATCATTGGCATGGTGCATATCATGCTGCCGTTTCTGGTTTTGCCACTTTATGCCACGATGCGTGGCGTTGACACCGACCTCGTCCGGGCGGCCGTTGGGCTGGGGTCCAGTCCGCGTGGGGCATTCTGGCGGGTGTTTTTCCCGATGTCCCTACCGGGCCTTTTTGCCGGTATCGTGCTGGTCTTCATCCTGTCTCTTGGGTTTTTCGTCACACCTGCTTTGCTGGGCGGCGGCAAGGTGCAGATGCTTGCACAGCGGATCGAAAGTACCATCACAGTCTATTCCAATTGGGGTGCGGCATCCGCCTTGGGCGTTGTCCTGCTGCTGCTGGCACTGGCGATGATCTGGCTGATGAACCGTGTCTTCGGCCTCGACAAACTCTTCATGCGCTAA
- a CDS encoding agmatinase family protein, with translation MTAAITTFHPPLAQPGYRLFDGPLRDVADAHADQIGVVGMPSDWTHSSRLGTRFGPEALRRATTLLQSIRPQGPSIDPDTSRRTVPATDWLVDCGDAEITAQDVDATTEAIAAMTEGLTVAGAIPLALGGDHYNSYPACLGYSRGLAKRAPDARFGYIQIDGHLDFSDRLGAWGSHNHATNARRISELPNVDVSNMVWIGIAGWVDGGDLDLIEKQGGRVFSSSDVHEMGAAEVMRQALAHAMQGCDELYLTIDIDAMDAGYLPGTGSIVHSGVTPRQYYDLLDGLAEAPLGGLDIVEVSPPLDPSERTEFLAAEMLFRILRRFRTRSVTEQ, from the coding sequence ATGACTGCAGCGATTACGACATTCCACCCGCCCTTGGCTCAACCGGGATACCGGCTGTTTGATGGGCCTTTGCGCGACGTGGCCGACGCCCACGCGGACCAGATCGGCGTGGTGGGCATGCCGAGCGACTGGACACATTCCAGCCGTCTTGGCACAAGGTTCGGCCCCGAAGCACTGCGCAGGGCGACAACTCTTCTGCAATCCATACGCCCGCAGGGGCCCAGCATTGATCCTGACACAAGCCGCCGTACTGTGCCTGCAACCGATTGGTTGGTCGACTGCGGAGACGCCGAGATCACAGCGCAAGATGTTGATGCAACGACCGAAGCCATCGCCGCAATGACCGAAGGGCTGACTGTCGCAGGCGCGATTCCACTGGCACTGGGCGGTGATCATTATAACAGTTATCCGGCTTGTCTGGGGTATTCACGCGGGCTGGCCAAACGCGCGCCTGACGCGCGCTTTGGGTATATCCAGATCGACGGTCATCTGGATTTCTCCGACCGGCTGGGCGCATGGGGCAGCCACAATCACGCGACCAATGCCCGCCGGATTTCTGAACTGCCCAACGTTGATGTATCCAATATGGTCTGGATCGGCATCGCGGGCTGGGTTGATGGCGGCGATCTGGACCTGATCGAAAAACAGGGTGGTCGGGTGTTTTCGTCCAGTGACGTGCATGAAATGGGCGCGGCAGAGGTCATGCGCCAGGCGCTTGCTCACGCCATGCAGGGGTGCGACGAACTTTATCTGACCATTGACATTGATGCGATGGACGCCGGTTACCTGCCCGGCACAGGGTCTATCGTGCACAGCGGCGTTACACCTCGTCAGTATTATGATTTGCTGGATGGTTTGGCCGAGGCCCCCTTGGGTGGTTTGGACATTGTCGAGGTCTCACCACCGCTTGATCCCTCAGAGCGCACGGAATTCCTGGCGGCGGAAATGCTGTTCCGGATTCTGCGGCGCTTCCGCACGAGGTCGGTGACAGAACAATGA
- a CDS encoding ABC transporter substrate-binding protein translates to MKDNVKLTLTMGLVAGSLAIAAPAYAEGEVVFASWGGSFQDALRSAMLEPAASTLGVTVKEDTTNGIQDVRAQITAGAVAWDVTEQDLPSCETLSREGKLEPIDYSIVDTTGIPEELIHENYIGFINFTKVIAYRTDAFDGAGPSNWAEFWDLENFPGNRGMHGKVNYNLEAALMADGVPMAEVYDVLATDEGMARAWAKLGEIAPEVTVWYRGGSQSAQLLRDGEVDVIHMGHNRVESVIESGIDVAYAFDGGTMDVDCLLVPKGAPNVENAMRLINELLSAEAQARLAVTMPLGPVNTGAFDTGIISGEQALSVNTHPSNYDKQLLVDPNFYIGQLGELTEEFDTLIQQ, encoded by the coding sequence ATGAAAGATAACGTAAAATTGACGCTCACCATGGGCCTCGTAGCCGGTAGTCTGGCCATTGCTGCGCCAGCCTACGCAGAAGGCGAAGTGGTGTTTGCGTCCTGGGGTGGATCATTTCAGGATGCTTTACGCTCAGCAATGCTAGAACCTGCCGCCAGCACATTGGGCGTCACGGTCAAGGAAGACACGACAAACGGCATTCAGGACGTGCGCGCACAGATCACAGCGGGTGCTGTCGCTTGGGATGTAACAGAGCAGGACTTGCCCTCGTGCGAAACACTCAGCCGAGAAGGCAAACTTGAGCCGATTGATTATTCGATCGTTGACACAACGGGTATCCCTGAAGAGCTGATCCATGAAAACTACATCGGCTTCATCAACTTCACCAAAGTGATTGCTTATCGCACCGACGCCTTTGACGGAGCCGGACCATCCAACTGGGCCGAGTTCTGGGATCTGGAAAACTTCCCCGGCAATCGCGGCATGCACGGCAAGGTGAACTACAACCTTGAGGCTGCCTTAATGGCCGATGGTGTGCCTATGGCGGAAGTCTACGATGTGTTGGCCACGGATGAGGGCATGGCGCGCGCCTGGGCCAAACTGGGAGAAATCGCACCCGAAGTCACCGTTTGGTATCGTGGCGGTTCTCAGTCTGCACAATTGTTGCGTGATGGTGAGGTGGACGTGATCCATATGGGCCATAACCGCGTGGAGAGTGTGATCGAGTCCGGCATTGATGTCGCCTATGCATTCGATGGTGGCACGATGGATGTCGATTGCCTGCTGGTGCCCAAAGGCGCGCCAAACGTCGAGAATGCGATGCGCCTGATCAATGAATTGCTCAGTGCCGAAGCGCAGGCGCGGTTGGCGGTTACGATGCCGCTGGGCCCGGTGAACACGGGTGCATTCGACACCGGCATTATCTCGGGAGAGCAGGCTTTGTCGGTCAACACGCATCCCAGCAACTACGACAAGCAGCTTCTGGTCGACCCGAACTTTTACATCGGCCAGCTGGGTGAGTTGACTGAAGAGTTTGACACGCTGATCCAGCAGTAA
- a CDS encoding arginase family protein encodes MITTGYAGLPFGKVSQCDAGSVGLLGVPSEVDSGPRYGASLAPDALRKMTGQLGTSLPVNGRDLGNLDLSGDWLGVLMQLVTQMADRDVVPVVLGGASDVASAVLAAFPDRPVVAAMPLARRDLIERPSNTTWVGLNGEQPADVWDQISQRMMDWRTARQLDEVQANTLDVPERAVLWIDLSVIDLGHAAGAVGLNPGGMKPETLVSVIGAMSSSWHAIVITGLAPALDTRGMSELAAIETLNAALRHG; translated from the coding sequence ATGATAACAACCGGTTATGCCGGCCTGCCATTTGGCAAGGTTTCGCAATGCGATGCAGGATCTGTCGGGCTTTTGGGTGTTCCAAGCGAAGTCGATAGCGGGCCGCGTTACGGCGCCTCCCTGGCACCGGATGCGCTGCGCAAGATGACCGGGCAGCTTGGGACTAGCCTGCCTGTAAATGGTCGGGATCTGGGAAATCTGGACCTGTCCGGTGATTGGTTGGGCGTATTAATGCAGCTTGTGACACAAATGGCGGATCGCGACGTTGTGCCAGTTGTCCTGGGAGGCGCGTCTGATGTTGCCTCGGCTGTACTGGCGGCCTTTCCGGACCGGCCCGTCGTCGCGGCCATGCCACTGGCTCGACGTGATCTCATAGAACGCCCGTCAAACACGACCTGGGTGGGTTTGAACGGCGAGCAACCTGCCGACGTTTGGGATCAGATCAGCCAGCGCATGATGGATTGGCGTACCGCCCGGCAGTTGGATGAGGTGCAGGCCAACACTCTTGATGTACCCGAGCGCGCCGTTCTCTGGATCGACTTATCGGTCATTGATCTGGGGCATGCAGCCGGTGCTGTCGGCCTCAATCCCGGCGGGATGAAACCCGAAACGTTGGTTTCCGTCATCGGCGCAATGTCCTCCAGTTGGCATGCCATTGTGATAACCGGCCTTGCGCCTGCCCTCGACACGCGGGGCATGTCGGAATTGGCGGCCATCGAAACCCTGAACGCGGCATTGCGTCATGGGTGA
- a CDS encoding arginase family protein, translating to MPLRSAPLPRMAGHLSFMRAQTKTISDVRPGDLAVLGVPFEDTSAPFAGQSLAPRALRETSVYFGWHANPQFSHPVDIDARQDISTDGLHERLCDLGDVSPGSEDEIHAALRAATRQISRNGACAVILGGSDRLSETVQSALLNCQTAQLGGTPHDARDFHVAPLPNGKGTTCSLGTTAQLAAFSRWRDVSKPLFVRFDLSVFETSLSALCDQPRLGGCDLDTVVQWLELLGQHEVSVIMLTGLNPNRPGMGVVKVGQRLMVTALLAFIYARLGFGIDHPSSQTSEENVLT from the coding sequence ATGCCTTTACGTTCAGCCCCATTGCCGCGCATGGCAGGGCATCTGTCGTTCATGCGCGCTCAGACCAAAACAATCAGTGATGTCAGACCCGGCGATCTGGCGGTGCTGGGCGTCCCGTTTGAAGACACCAGCGCACCATTTGCCGGGCAATCCCTGGCGCCGCGCGCCTTGCGCGAAACCTCGGTCTATTTTGGCTGGCATGCAAACCCACAATTCAGCCACCCGGTTGATATTGATGCACGACAAGACATATCGACCGACGGTCTGCATGAGCGGCTCTGTGACCTCGGAGATGTATCGCCGGGGTCCGAGGACGAGATCCACGCGGCGTTGAGGGCGGCAACGCGTCAGATCAGCCGCAACGGTGCCTGTGCCGTAATATTGGGCGGGTCGGATCGCTTGTCGGAGACAGTGCAGAGCGCGCTCCTCAATTGTCAGACTGCGCAGCTTGGCGGTACGCCACATGATGCGCGCGATTTTCATGTAGCGCCCTTGCCGAATGGGAAGGGCACGACCTGCTCTTTGGGTACTACCGCACAGCTCGCAGCGTTTTCCAGGTGGCGAGATGTATCAAAGCCGCTGTTTGTGCGGTTTGATCTGTCCGTGTTTGAAACATCGCTCAGCGCGCTTTGTGATCAGCCCCGGTTGGGGGGCTGCGATCTTGATACAGTGGTGCAATGGCTTGAGCTTTTGGGACAGCACGAGGTCAGCGTCATTATGTTGACTGGCCTGAACCCGAACAGGCCCGGAATGGGCGTGGTGAAGGTTGGCCAACGCCTTATGGTCACGGCCCTTCTGGCATTCATCTACGCGCGTCTTGGATTTGGGATCGATCATCCGAGCAGCCAAACTTCAGAGGAAAATGTACTGACATGA